Proteins encoded by one window of Flavobacterium sp. N502540:
- a CDS encoding PKD domain-containing protein: protein MKKLYFFILCFSLAITSFGYGFNSNIALSAPLSVAPGVDFSFTNDNSCSGTLIAFTSAVSGNGPFQYSWDFGDGKTSTSINPTHTFEALGCGIQSFIIKMTVTDVNGEVSVVSKTILVKQKPNLRFVNLDNSGASFEKCGDNLNPKYTINVGNISNSVSCISSYNVDWGDGSLETNITFPKKHDYLKLGSYKMVITGMGVNGCNNSAIYIVNNSTSPKGALITPGNTTNLCLPVDTMEFAIASWGSNPSDTKYEINFGDGTTEKYSQKDLESSMQYNSANPPASLNFPVLHKFTKSSCPLGNTVSLDITTGCGRSTLTVGPIIILDIPKVDFAINAILCSNRSIIFTNESSAGYGNNCSTAGIYTWDFGDGIISNEVNPVHIYTTPGSYTIKLTARTPCGASNEVTKTVCVEPLLQPQFTYSNACASKDVIITNNTDASQGCGIESYNWEVLRYSEGFCGNSAAWNFVNGTNASSKNPVFNFANPGTYAVQLTTKNACGISQSVTEMIQVKKPPVVTLNPVPDYCNSITINPVATVDQKCSPDSEISYLWSFPGATPSSSASLNPGAINYANSGNYTITFSVTNSCGTTTKTTPFSVALTLKPIISSKTVKVCSKNTFQVTPVTNTTENVPIGTTYVWSEPVISPAGSVSGANAQSSPKDNISQTLVNNTDTPATVTYTVTPMSKACTGANFTITVTVDPLIEVIETVKNSTCFGANNGSIDLSVEGGVPFVNVNPYTFLWTGPNGYTSTNEDISGLKPGDYILNVTDNGNCPFTKTYKVTEPELFQFSAVKNDISCFGLNDGNIRLSVKGGMQPYTYVWTKNGNPYPETAAYINNLKPGTYEVVITEENNCNILKGSYTIEEPSVLKVNLIKQMNILCYGSFTGEIEINTTGGRLIETSSGVFDYKYNWTGPNGFTSNLQNLKDLAAGTYNLIVTDKSGCTDHLQVVVTQNAEIVFSYTKSEISCFNSANASISIDNIKGGVPFTTGDPYNIKWSNLGTGLTQNNLSAGSYIITITDSLGCSKESTLIIENAPVFSIKPDIKDVSCFGAKDGYIHLNLLGGKAPLTLVWDDNSSAGIERNNIGPGKYNVTITDSKGCVIKESFIISEPSLLELNADVSNPLDCADANTGIINLIVTGGKAPFTYAWSNGAKSEDLNKLPPGTYQVTVTDVNGCKKSGEWKITRFEQLTPAIEVKTDFNCETRYVNQTFIGHVKGGVPPYKLSWSDGVVTGDNNEIMNTTKDGLVIFSVTDSFGCTAAVSYNVKKTVLGIANYTTGSYGKDVYDIYSVYDPILFTNLATGDFINTSWDFGDGNFSNEQNPKHIYTREGTYSIIQTVDYPFGCQYKFTLTLIIKKGYSLIMPNSFTPNNDGYNDTFAPVFSGLEDITITIFDNWGGVIYTETGKNISGWNGKIKDVDAQNGNYYFKLTAKTFYNHTVTEKGAFTLIK from the coding sequence ATGAAGAAACTTTATTTTTTTATACTCTGTTTTTCATTAGCTATTACTTCTTTTGGATATGGTTTTAATAGTAACATTGCCTTAAGTGCCCCTCTTTCAGTAGCTCCTGGTGTCGATTTTAGCTTCACCAATGACAACTCTTGTTCAGGTACCCTTATTGCATTTACTTCGGCTGTAAGTGGTAATGGCCCTTTTCAATATTCTTGGGATTTTGGAGACGGAAAAACTTCAACCAGTATTAATCCCACCCATACTTTTGAAGCGTTAGGTTGTGGAATACAAAGTTTTATCATAAAAATGACCGTTACAGATGTCAATGGTGAAGTAAGTGTCGTCTCAAAAACTATTTTAGTAAAACAGAAGCCAAATTTAAGATTTGTAAACTTAGATAACTCAGGAGCATCTTTTGAAAAATGTGGAGATAACCTGAATCCTAAATACACGATTAATGTTGGCAATATATCTAATTCAGTATCATGTATTTCATCCTATAATGTGGATTGGGGAGACGGAAGTTTAGAAACCAATATTACTTTTCCTAAAAAGCACGACTACTTAAAATTAGGATCTTATAAGATGGTGATTACCGGAATGGGAGTTAATGGCTGTAATAATTCTGCAATCTATATAGTCAATAATTCGACGAGTCCAAAGGGAGCTCTTATAACTCCGGGTAATACTACTAATTTATGTCTTCCGGTTGATACAATGGAATTCGCAATAGCTTCGTGGGGTTCTAATCCATCAGATACAAAATATGAAATTAATTTTGGAGACGGTACCACTGAGAAGTATAGTCAAAAAGATTTAGAAAGTTCCATGCAATATAATTCTGCGAACCCTCCGGCTTCTCTAAATTTTCCTGTATTACATAAATTCACAAAGTCAAGCTGCCCATTAGGAAATACGGTCAGCTTAGATATAACGACAGGATGCGGACGCAGTACTCTTACAGTAGGTCCTATTATTATATTAGACATTCCTAAAGTAGATTTTGCCATTAATGCTATCTTATGCTCTAATAGATCTATAATATTTACCAATGAATCTAGTGCAGGATACGGTAATAATTGCAGTACTGCAGGTATTTACACCTGGGATTTTGGAGACGGAATTATTTCAAATGAAGTTAATCCGGTACACATATATACAACACCGGGTAGCTATACCATTAAATTAACAGCAAGAACACCTTGTGGCGCAAGTAATGAAGTCACAAAAACAGTTTGTGTTGAGCCTCTATTGCAACCTCAATTTACCTATAGTAATGCATGTGCTTCGAAAGATGTTATTATTACAAATAATACAGATGCAAGTCAGGGATGTGGTATTGAAAGTTATAATTGGGAAGTTCTAAGATATAGTGAAGGATTTTGCGGGAATTCAGCAGCATGGAATTTTGTAAACGGAACCAATGCTTCGTCTAAGAATCCGGTTTTTAATTTTGCAAATCCGGGAACATACGCTGTACAGCTAACTACTAAGAACGCATGTGGAATTTCCCAGTCTGTAACAGAAATGATACAAGTAAAAAAACCTCCTGTAGTTACGCTGAATCCTGTTCCTGATTATTGTAATTCTATAACTATTAATCCCGTTGCTACTGTAGATCAAAAATGTTCTCCGGATTCAGAAATCAGCTATCTCTGGAGTTTTCCCGGAGCTACACCTTCTTCATCTGCATCACTTAATCCCGGGGCAATAAATTATGCCAACAGCGGTAATTATACCATTACATTCAGTGTAACTAACAGTTGCGGGACTACTACAAAAACAACTCCTTTTTCAGTAGCTTTAACCCTTAAGCCTATTATAAGTTCAAAGACAGTAAAGGTATGCAGCAAAAACACCTTTCAGGTTACACCCGTCACCAACACAACAGAAAATGTACCAATAGGGACTACCTATGTATGGTCTGAACCTGTAATTTCTCCTGCCGGATCTGTAAGTGGTGCAAATGCACAATCCTCGCCAAAAGACAATATTAGTCAGACTTTAGTAAATAATACCGACACTCCGGCGACAGTAACTTATACAGTAACACCTATGTCAAAGGCTTGTACCGGAGCAAATTTTACAATAACAGTTACGGTCGATCCATTAATAGAAGTAATCGAAACTGTAAAAAACAGTACCTGTTTTGGGGCAAATAACGGTTCTATTGATCTGAGTGTAGAAGGAGGTGTTCCTTTTGTAAACGTAAATCCGTATACATTCCTATGGACAGGCCCTAATGGTTATACAAGTACTAATGAAGATATTTCGGGCTTAAAACCCGGTGACTATATTTTAAACGTAACGGATAATGGTAATTGCCCCTTCACAAAGACTTACAAAGTTACTGAGCCGGAATTATTTCAATTTTCGGCAGTTAAAAATGATATAAGCTGTTTTGGTTTAAATGATGGAAATATCAGACTATCGGTTAAAGGAGGGATGCAACCTTACACCTATGTGTGGACAAAAAACGGAAATCCTTATCCAGAAACTGCTGCGTATATCAATAATCTAAAACCAGGAACTTATGAGGTGGTAATTACAGAAGAAAACAACTGTAACATACTTAAAGGAAGTTATACAATCGAAGAGCCTTCCGTATTAAAAGTAAATCTGATCAAACAAATGAATATTTTATGTTATGGATCTTTTACAGGTGAAATCGAAATAAATACAACCGGTGGAAGACTTATTGAAACTTCTTCAGGAGTGTTTGATTACAAATATAATTGGACAGGTCCAAATGGCTTTACAAGTAACCTTCAAAATTTGAAAGATTTAGCTGCAGGGACTTATAATCTGATTGTTACAGATAAATCAGGTTGTACAGATCATTTGCAAGTCGTAGTAACCCAAAATGCAGAAATCGTTTTTAGTTACACTAAATCCGAAATATCGTGTTTTAATTCTGCAAATGCTTCTATTAGTATTGACAATATAAAAGGAGGAGTTCCTTTTACTACGGGAGATCCCTATAATATAAAATGGAGTAATTTGGGTACCGGACTTACACAAAATAATTTATCAGCAGGATCTTATATCATTACAATTACAGATTCATTAGGCTGTTCAAAAGAATCGACATTAATCATAGAAAATGCCCCTGTTTTTAGTATAAAACCGGATATTAAAGACGTTTCCTGTTTTGGCGCAAAGGATGGTTATATTCATTTAAACCTTTTAGGGGGTAAGGCGCCGCTGACTTTAGTTTGGGATGATAATTCATCAGCCGGAATAGAACGCAATAATATAGGACCGGGAAAATATAATGTTACAATTACGGATTCTAAAGGATGTGTAATAAAAGAAAGTTTTATCATTTCAGAACCTTCATTATTGGAGCTCAATGCTGATGTTTCTAACCCATTAGATTGTGCAGATGCCAATACAGGAATTATTAATTTAATTGTAACGGGAGGGAAAGCTCCGTTTACATACGCATGGTCCAATGGTGCCAAAAGTGAAGATTTAAATAAACTTCCGCCTGGAACTTATCAGGTCACCGTTACAGATGTTAATGGCTGTAAAAAATCCGGCGAGTGGAAAATTACCCGATTTGAACAACTAACACCTGCGATCGAAGTTAAAACAGATTTTAATTGTGAAACCAGGTATGTAAATCAAACATTTATAGGACATGTAAAAGGAGGAGTTCCACCCTATAAATTAAGCTGGTCTGATGGGGTTGTCACAGGGGATAATAATGAAATAATGAATACAACTAAAGACGGATTAGTTATATTTAGTGTAACAGACAGTTTTGGCTGTACTGCTGCTGTCTCTTACAATGTCAAAAAAACGGTTTTGGGTATAGCCAATTATACTACGGGTTCATACGGTAAAGATGTTTATGATATATATTCTGTTTATGACCCTATTTTGTTCACAAATTTGGCTACAGGAGATTTTATAAATACCTCTTGGGATTTTGGGGATGGTAATTTTTCTAATGAACAGAATCCAAAACACATCTATACAAGAGAAGGGACTTATAGTATTATACAGACTGTTGACTACCCTTTTGGATGCCAGTATAAATTTACGTTAACATTGATCATCAAAAAAGGATATAGCCTAATCATGCCGAACTCCTTTACTCCAAACAATGATGGTTATAATGATACATTCGCACCTGTATTTTCTGGCTTAGAGGATATTACGATTACCATTTTTGATAACTGGGGAGGTGTTATATATACCGAAACAGGAAAAAATATTAGTGGATGGAACGGGAAGATAAAAGATGTGGATGCCCAGAATGGGAATTATTATTTTAAACTCACCGCAAAAACTTTTTACAATCACACAGTAACCGAAAAAGGAGCATTTACATTAATTAAATAG
- a CDS encoding alpha/beta fold hydrolase has translation MKSAKKSIVKMGLSLFFVFTSCDKDSDPVKNDNETLKETKVDLGTHKVVAYSIIRNTKYLIVFESGLGDGHSVWDEKKIPAQLNAKLDIVSYDRAGYGKSDKDSKPRNINQLRSELETVINNFSNGRKVILVGHSLGGMIIRDYAVKNPDKVAGLLFIDPSHEYYNQLSQEEEDMIYNVFKANYGVNSGGALEARELIEDSQYMATLSHLPNIPVIVISSLKVDESHSASDREDWFKAHELLKSGVTDFTHVSTTKSGHYIMIDEPNLVIDNFNLLLSKIK, from the coding sequence ATGAAATCAGCAAAAAAAAGTATTGTAAAAATGGGTCTAAGTTTATTCTTTGTATTTACTTCATGCGACAAAGATAGTGACCCTGTAAAGAATGACAATGAAACATTAAAAGAAACAAAAGTCGATTTAGGAACTCATAAAGTAGTCGCTTATTCGATTATTCGTAACACAAAATATTTGATTGTTTTTGAATCCGGACTTGGAGACGGACATTCGGTTTGGGACGAAAAAAAAATACCGGCACAATTAAACGCCAAATTAGATATTGTAAGTTATGACAGAGCTGGTTATGGGAAATCTGATAAAGATTCAAAACCAAGAAATATAAATCAATTAAGAAGTGAACTCGAAACTGTAATTAATAATTTTTCGAATGGTAGAAAAGTTATTCTTGTCGGACATTCGCTTGGTGGAATGATTATTAGAGATTATGCGGTTAAAAATCCCGATAAAGTGGCGGGATTATTATTTATAGATCCATCACATGAATATTACAATCAGCTTTCGCAAGAGGAAGAGGATATGATTTATAATGTTTTTAAAGCCAATTACGGGGTAAATTCCGGTGGAGCACTTGAAGCGAGAGAATTGATCGAGGATTCTCAGTATATGGCAACACTTTCTCATTTGCCAAATATTCCTGTAATTGTAATTTCATCTTTAAAAGTAGATGAATCTCATTCGGCATCAGACAGGGAAGATTGGTTTAAAGCGCATGAATTATTAAAATCCGGAGTTACTGATTTTACTCACGTCTCGACTACAAAATCCGGACATTACATTATGATCGATGAGCCAAATTTGGTAATTGATAATTTTAATTTGCTTCTGTCCAAAATCAAATAG
- a CDS encoding helix-turn-helix domain-containing protein encodes MYSIFNAIICGAAFLLTFIIFVNQNKINIKANRWFGSFIGCIFLILLENVIVDGKILREDDILNQLINISSFVVAPVFYLSVSYYIEPVRKWKAMDWFHFCFAFLIVPLLVISCFIDNETEPADVSPEAVQNIEAVFNFIFSLYVLGYCFLAHRKIIKHEKTIRLLNSTSENLDLKWLKNIIVGVIFITIFWILDIVFQISEGNKTFDIVTSLIYFLSILYITYYWQKQKEIFPYSLKEKEEIEIIIVETTLPESKRKQLLTPEELEEQKSRLLQLMNTEKLFLDFDLSLVKLAASMNVSTHVLSYVINNGFNENFYQFVNRYRIEEAKKLMEDSEMDRLSLLGIGFSVGFNSKTVFNTTFKKLTGQTPSEYKKQIGSAL; translated from the coding sequence ATGTACTCGATATTCAATGCAATAATTTGCGGTGCAGCATTTTTACTGACATTTATAATTTTTGTAAATCAAAATAAGATCAATATAAAAGCCAATCGCTGGTTTGGATCTTTTATCGGCTGTATTTTTTTAATCTTACTTGAAAATGTTATTGTAGACGGCAAAATACTCAGAGAAGATGATATTCTGAATCAATTAATAAACATCTCCAGTTTTGTTGTTGCTCCGGTATTTTATCTAAGTGTGAGCTATTATATCGAGCCCGTTAGAAAATGGAAAGCAATGGATTGGTTTCATTTTTGTTTTGCTTTTCTAATAGTTCCCCTTCTTGTTATTTCCTGTTTTATTGATAATGAAACCGAGCCTGCCGATGTTAGCCCGGAAGCTGTACAGAATATTGAAGCGGTATTTAATTTTATTTTCAGTTTATATGTTTTGGGATATTGTTTTTTGGCTCACAGAAAAATTATAAAACATGAAAAAACGATCCGGCTTTTAAATTCTACTTCTGAGAATCTGGATTTAAAATGGCTGAAAAATATTATTGTCGGCGTTATTTTTATCACGATTTTTTGGATTCTGGATATTGTGTTTCAAATTTCGGAGGGAAATAAAACTTTTGATATTGTAACAAGTTTGATCTACTTTTTAAGTATTCTTTACATCACGTATTACTGGCAGAAGCAAAAAGAAATTTTCCCTTATTCATTAAAAGAAAAAGAAGAAATAGAAATTATTATTGTGGAAACTACTCTGCCGGAAAGCAAAAGAAAACAATTACTGACTCCTGAAGAATTGGAAGAACAAAAAAGCAGGTTATTACAATTAATGAATACCGAAAAGCTTTTTCTAGACTTTGATTTGAGTTTGGTAAAATTGGCCGCTTCTATGAATGTATCGACACATGTTCTTTCCTATGTAATCAATAATGGATTCAATGAAAATTTCTATCAATTTGTAAACAGATATAGAATTGAAGAAGCAAAAAAACTTATGGAAGATTCTGAAATGGATCGTTTAAGTTTACTTGGGATTGGATTTTCTGTAGGTTTTAATTCAAAAACTGTTTTTAATACCACATTTAAAAAACTGACCGGACAAACCCCTTCAGAATATAAGAAACAAATAGGTTCTGCTTTATAA
- a CDS encoding ABC-F family ATP-binding cassette domain-containing protein, translated as MNYLSVENISKSFGEKTLFENISFGINKDQKIAFIAKNGSGKTTIMSIINGLDEPDTGQVVLRKGIRMAFLSQDNNLQDELTIEESIFASDNETLKIIEAYEKALENPNDEEAYQKAFDGMDQHNAWDFETQYKQILFKLKLEDFKLKVKNLSGGQKKRLSLAIILINRPDLLILDEPTNHLDLEMIEWLESYFAKENITLFMVTHDRFFLERVCNEIIELDNGKLYQYKGNYSYYLEKKEERITSENASVDKAKNLFVKELEWMRRQPKARTTKSKSRQDDFYVIKEKAQSRRKENKVELEINMERMGSKIIELHKLSKKFKDKIILDHFSFDFQRGERIGIIGKNGTGKSTFLNLLTGTIPPDSGRVVKGDTIKIGYYTQSGINPKPGQRVIDIIKEYGEYIPLAKGKIISASQLLERFLFDAKKQYDYVDKLSGGELKRLYLCTVLIQNPNFLILDEPTNDLDIVTLNVLESFLLDYPGCLLVVSHDRYFMDKIVDHLFVFRGQGEIENFPGNYSDFRAYEDSADVAQKEENKAEKKDWKQNNPTGNLSFNEQKEYQKLEREIKDLEIEKTKIEQLFSDGKVADADIEKKANELQNIINKIDQKEERWFELSAKIEG; from the coding sequence GTGAATTACCTATCTGTAGAAAACATATCCAAATCATTTGGCGAAAAAACCTTATTCGAAAACATCTCTTTTGGAATCAATAAAGATCAAAAAATTGCCTTCATCGCAAAAAATGGTTCCGGAAAAACGACCATTATGAGCATTATCAATGGTTTGGATGAACCCGATACAGGACAGGTAGTTCTAAGAAAAGGCATCCGAATGGCTTTTCTTTCTCAGGACAATAATCTACAAGATGAGTTAACTATCGAAGAAAGCATTTTTGCTTCCGATAATGAGACGCTTAAGATCATTGAGGCTTATGAAAAAGCATTAGAGAACCCAAATGACGAAGAAGCTTACCAAAAAGCTTTTGACGGAATGGATCAGCACAATGCGTGGGATTTTGAAACACAATACAAACAGATTTTATTCAAACTAAAACTGGAGGATTTTAAACTAAAAGTAAAAAATCTTTCGGGTGGACAAAAAAAACGTCTTTCTTTGGCGATCATCTTAATCAATCGTCCTGATTTATTGATTCTGGATGAGCCAACCAACCACTTAGATCTGGAAATGATCGAATGGCTGGAAAGTTATTTTGCCAAAGAAAACATTACGCTTTTTATGGTAACGCACGACCGTTTCTTTTTAGAGCGTGTTTGTAACGAAATCATCGAGTTAGACAACGGAAAATTATACCAATACAAAGGAAATTACTCCTACTATTTAGAGAAAAAAGAAGAACGAATTACTTCTGAAAATGCCAGTGTTGACAAAGCCAAAAACTTATTCGTTAAAGAATTGGAATGGATGCGCCGTCAGCCTAAGGCAAGAACTACAAAGTCAAAATCTCGTCAGGATGACTTTTACGTGATCAAAGAAAAGGCACAAAGCCGTCGTAAAGAAAATAAAGTAGAACTTGAAATTAATATGGAACGTATGGGAAGCAAAATTATTGAGCTTCACAAACTTTCTAAAAAATTCAAAGACAAAATTATACTCGATCATTTTAGTTTTGATTTTCAGCGTGGTGAAAGAATTGGAATTATTGGTAAAAACGGAACCGGAAAATCTACTTTTCTAAATCTTCTTACGGGAACAATTCCACCGGACAGTGGCCGCGTTGTAAAAGGCGATACCATCAAAATTGGTTATTATACGCAAAGCGGAATCAATCCGAAACCGGGACAAAGAGTTATCGATATTATTAAAGAATACGGAGAGTATATTCCGTTAGCCAAAGGCAAAATTATATCGGCTTCACAATTATTGGAGCGTTTTCTTTTTGACGCCAAAAAACAATATGATTACGTTGACAAATTAAGTGGTGGAGAGTTAAAACGTTTGTATTTGTGTACGGTTCTGATTCAGAATCCTAACTTTTTAATTTTAGATGAGCCTACAAACGATTTAGATATTGTGACGCTAAACGTCTTAGAAAGCTTTCTTTTGGATTATCCGGGATGTTTACTGGTAGTTTCGCACGACCGTTATTTCATGGATAAAATTGTCGATCATTTATTTGTTTTCAGAGGACAGGGTGAAATCGAAAATTTCCCCGGAAACTACTCTGATTTCAGAGCTTACGAAGACAGTGCCGATGTGGCGCAAAAAGAAGAAAACAAGGCCGAAAAGAAAGACTGGAAGCAAAACAATCCAACCGGAAATCTAAGTTTCAACGAGCAGAAAGAATATCAGAAACTGGAAAGGGAAATCAAAGATTTAGAAATCGAAAAGACTAAAATCGAACAATTATTCTCTGACGGAAAAGTTGCAGATGCTGATATCGAGAAAAAGGCAAACGAATTACAAAATATCATCAACAAAATAGATCAAAAAGAAGAACGCTGGTTTGAGCTTTCGGCCAAGATTGAAGGATAG
- a CDS encoding FKBP-type peptidyl-prolyl cis-trans isomerase: MKYLLTSLLALTLFISCNSDKENKKTDYTVENEKEITDYIAKNKLNATKSTTGLYYIINEPGTGAQPTASSNVTVAYTGYFTNGKVFDKSKTEGISFPLDRVIKGWTEGIPYFKEGGIGSLLIPSHLGYGSGGTDGIPGGAVLIFDIKLLKVNK; the protein is encoded by the coding sequence ATGAAATACCTTTTAACTTCACTACTTGCATTGACATTATTCATCTCTTGCAATAGTGATAAAGAAAATAAAAAAACAGACTATACTGTTGAAAATGAAAAAGAGATTACGGACTATATTGCCAAAAACAAATTAAATGCTACAAAAAGCACTACAGGTTTATACTATATTATCAACGAGCCCGGAACAGGAGCCCAACCTACTGCTTCCTCTAATGTAACTGTAGCTTATACAGGATATTTTACCAATGGTAAAGTATTTGATAAAAGTAAAACCGAAGGAATTTCTTTTCCGCTGGACAGAGTAATTAAAGGCTGGACAGAAGGTATTCCTTACTTCAAAGAAGGTGGAATCGGGTCTTTATTAATTCCGTCTCATTTAGGTTACGGAAGTGGCGGAACTGATGGAATCCCAGGAGGCGCTGTTCTTATTTTTGATATTAAACTACTAAAAGTAAACAAGTAA
- a CDS encoding O-methyltransferase encodes MLHTIKSYLKFLWNSKNEHAVHSPFVFHLLTKCFYDRKPKPEYLILKKYRKSLLENKNFIEVTDFGAGSKVFKSNSRQISKIASTAGISPKRAELLFRVTNYFQPKNVLEIGTSLGLATAALALGNPKAKVITLEGCPNTANVAQNQFTEFDCSNVNSIVTEFENYLRDIQLRLKTETENFDLIYFDGNHSKKATLEYFELLLPTINNDSVWIFDDIHWSEEMEEAWGIIQNHPKVKVTIDTFQWGFVFFRYEQEKEHFVIRV; translated from the coding sequence ATGCTACATACAATAAAATCATATCTCAAATTTCTTTGGAATTCTAAAAACGAGCATGCTGTTCATTCTCCGTTTGTATTCCATCTATTGACGAAATGTTTTTACGACAGGAAACCAAAACCGGAATATTTAATTCTAAAAAAATATCGAAAATCACTTTTAGAAAATAAAAACTTCATTGAAGTAACGGATTTTGGAGCGGGTTCGAAAGTTTTTAAATCCAACAGCAGGCAAATCTCAAAAATTGCTTCCACAGCAGGAATCTCTCCAAAACGGGCTGAATTGTTATTTCGTGTAACCAATTATTTTCAGCCTAAAAATGTTTTAGAAATTGGAACATCATTAGGTTTGGCAACTGCTGCTCTGGCTTTAGGGAATCCAAAAGCAAAAGTTATTACATTAGAAGGTTGTCCAAATACAGCAAATGTTGCTCAAAATCAGTTTACGGAGTTTGATTGTTCTAATGTAAATTCAATTGTAACAGAATTTGAAAACTATCTTCGGGATATTCAATTGAGACTCAAAACGGAGACTGAAAACTTCGATTTAATCTATTTCGACGGTAATCATTCTAAAAAAGCAACTCTGGAATATTTTGAGCTTTTATTACCAACAATCAATAATGATTCGGTTTGGATCTTTGACGACATTCATTGGTCAGAAGAAATGGAAGAAGCCTGGGGAATCATCCAAAATCATCCAAAAGTAAAAGTTACCATAGATACTTTTCAATGGGGATTTGTATTTTTTAGATACGAACAGGAAAAAGAACATTTTGTGATTCGCGTTTGA
- a CDS encoding alpha/beta fold hydrolase: MNAIKIDTPLQYPIAVTEFKSTTPSDNCVIIASATGVKQNYYYNFATYLSENHYSVFTFDYGGIGDSKSTPLSKFKTTASDWAKNDFETVVQYVKEKNPDNKLFVITHSIGGQLIGLVPSNNLFDGIVMVASQSGSWIHWKGFDRLKMQFLWYAIIPSFTKIFNYLPSSHFTRMEDLPKGMAIEWAKWCKKPNYHFDCIENAIEHYDKINCSIKSYSIDNDFYATVSAIDWIASKFKKSEVSRIHLKAEEFGVKDIGHFGFFRSQFKDTIWPIFLEDLKRFQS; the protein is encoded by the coding sequence ATGAATGCAATAAAAATCGACACCCCTTTACAATACCCTATAGCTGTAACAGAATTTAAGTCCACAACTCCGAGCGACAATTGTGTGATTATAGCTTCGGCAACCGGTGTTAAACAAAATTATTATTACAATTTCGCAACGTATCTTTCCGAAAATCATTATTCTGTTTTTACTTTTGATTATGGCGGAATTGGCGACTCAAAGTCCACACCGCTTTCTAAATTTAAAACAACCGCTTCCGATTGGGCCAAAAATGATTTCGAAACGGTAGTCCAATATGTCAAAGAGAAAAATCCTGACAATAAGTTATTTGTGATCACACATAGTATTGGCGGTCAGCTAATAGGTTTAGTTCCTTCCAATAATTTATTTGATGGTATTGTAATGGTGGCATCACAATCCGGAAGCTGGATACACTGGAAAGGATTTGACCGATTAAAAATGCAGTTTTTATGGTATGCAATTATACCGTCTTTTACTAAAATCTTCAATTATCTCCCTTCCAGTCACTTCACCCGAATGGAAGATTTACCGAAAGGAATGGCGATTGAATGGGCCAAATGGTGCAAGAAACCCAACTATCATTTTGACTGCATCGAAAATGCAATAGAACATTACGATAAAATAAACTGTAGCATTAAATCTTATAGTATCGACAACGATTTTTATGCCACTGTATCGGCAATTGATTGGATTGCTTCCAAATTTAAAAAATCTGAAGTAAGCAGAATTCATTTAAAAGCAGAAGAATTTGGCGTAAAAGACATAGGTCATTTTGGCTTTTTCAGAAGTCAGTTTAAAGATACTATCTGGCCCATTTTTTTAGAAGATTTAAAAAGATTTCAATCTTAA